From Agromyces sp. SYSU T00194, a single genomic window includes:
- a CDS encoding phosphoenolpyruvate carboxylase translates to MDTDTLQSGRAQATEAVDRALRADVSLLGELLGRVLREAGGEALLADVEHLRGLVIRAYDGDATALADAEAFVAGLEMERAEQVARAFTVYFHLANLAEEHHRVRVLRERQAGGADAAADSIPGALSLLAEEVGDDEANRRLRELRFHPVFTAHPTEARRRAVASGIRRVADQLSKLHLAVDGTPAHAESERRMLEEIDILWRTSPLRMTRPTPLDEVRTVMNVFDQTLFEAVPRVYRLLDDALLGPDAGARPVAAVPFLRLGTWIAGDRDGNPYVTASTTKAAAAIASEHVLLGLERAATRIGRSLTLDSGDTPPDAALAELSRRQQSLADELATQIGTRAPNEPHRKALLVVAERIAGTRQRDADLAYGAPDELLADLRVIQDSLVAAGAARSANGELQHLIWQVETFGFHLAELEVRQHSKVHRDALADVRSGGGLAEMTEEVLSVYRTIASLQRRYGVNAARRYIVSFTQSADDIANVFALAEAALGPDEQPVIDAIPLFETFADLDASTDILDAMIEIPQVRARLEATGRQLEVMLGYSDSSKDVGPVSATLALHDAQARIAAWAERNDIELTLFHGRGGALGRGGGPANEAVLAQPPGSVQGRFKLTEQGEVIFAHYGDPTIAVRHIEQMAAATLLASSPANERRNATAKADFEPLAADLDRVSRKRFFDLVKAEGFAPWFAQVTPMEEVGLLALGSRPARRGLSVESLEDLRAIPWVFSWTQARINLTGWFGLGAALAAIEDDAVLRDAYERWPLFHSMISNVEMSLAKTDRRLAERYLALGDRDDLAALVLDEMDLTRAQVLRVSGNDALLEDRPVLGRAVRLRSPYVDALSLLQLRALRAVRQEEERDPTDEHHRLLLLAVNGIAAGLQNTG, encoded by the coding sequence ATGGACACCGATACCCTGCAGTCCGGCCGCGCCCAGGCGACCGAGGCGGTCGATCGCGCGCTGCGCGCCGACGTCAGCCTCCTCGGGGAGCTGCTCGGACGCGTGCTGCGCGAGGCCGGCGGCGAAGCGCTGCTGGCCGACGTCGAGCACCTGCGCGGCCTCGTTATCCGCGCCTACGACGGCGACGCGACCGCCCTGGCCGACGCGGAGGCGTTCGTCGCCGGGCTCGAGATGGAGCGTGCCGAACAGGTCGCCCGCGCGTTCACCGTGTACTTCCACCTCGCGAACCTCGCCGAGGAGCACCACCGTGTGCGCGTGCTGCGCGAGCGCCAGGCGGGTGGGGCGGATGCCGCGGCCGACTCGATCCCCGGCGCCCTGTCGCTGCTCGCGGAGGAGGTCGGCGACGACGAGGCGAACCGCCGGCTGCGCGAGCTGCGCTTCCACCCCGTCTTCACCGCGCACCCGACGGAGGCCCGGCGACGGGCGGTCGCCTCGGGCATCCGTCGCGTCGCCGACCAGCTCTCGAAGCTGCACCTCGCCGTCGACGGCACCCCGGCCCACGCCGAGTCCGAGCGGCGGATGCTGGAGGAGATCGACATCCTCTGGCGCACGTCGCCGCTGCGCATGACGCGGCCCACCCCGCTCGACGAGGTGCGCACGGTCATGAACGTGTTCGACCAGACGCTGTTCGAGGCCGTGCCGCGCGTCTACCGCCTGCTCGACGACGCGCTGCTCGGCCCCGACGCCGGCGCGCGCCCCGTGGCGGCCGTGCCGTTCCTGCGCCTGGGCACGTGGATCGCCGGCGACCGCGACGGCAACCCCTACGTCACCGCGTCGACCACCAAGGCCGCCGCCGCGATCGCGTCGGAGCACGTGCTGCTGGGCCTCGAGCGCGCCGCGACGCGCATCGGCCGCTCGCTCACGCTCGACTCCGGCGACACCCCGCCCGATGCCGCGCTCGCCGAGCTGTCGCGCCGGCAGCAGTCGCTCGCCGACGAGCTCGCCACCCAGATCGGCACCCGTGCCCCGAACGAGCCGCACCGCAAGGCGCTGCTCGTCGTGGCCGAGCGCATCGCCGGCACGCGCCAGCGCGACGCCGACCTCGCGTACGGCGCGCCCGACGAGCTGCTCGCCGACCTCCGGGTCATCCAGGACTCGCTGGTCGCCGCCGGCGCCGCACGCAGCGCGAACGGCGAGCTGCAGCACCTCATCTGGCAGGTCGAGACGTTCGGTTTCCACCTCGCCGAGCTCGAGGTGCGCCAGCACTCGAAGGTGCACCGCGACGCGCTCGCCGACGTGCGATCGGGTGGCGGCCTGGCCGAGATGACCGAGGAGGTGCTGTCGGTCTACCGCACGATCGCCTCGCTGCAGCGCCGCTACGGCGTGAACGCCGCCCGCCGCTACATCGTGTCGTTCACGCAGTCGGCCGATGACATCGCCAACGTCTTCGCGCTCGCCGAGGCCGCGCTCGGGCCCGACGAGCAGCCGGTGATCGACGCGATCCCGCTGTTCGAGACGTTCGCCGACCTCGACGCGTCGACCGACATCCTCGACGCGATGATCGAGATCCCGCAGGTGCGGGCGCGCCTCGAGGCGACCGGTCGGCAGCTCGAGGTCATGCTCGGGTACTCCGACTCGTCGAAGGACGTCGGCCCGGTCTCGGCGACCCTCGCCCTGCACGACGCGCAGGCGCGCATCGCGGCCTGGGCCGAGCGCAACGACATCGAGCTCACCCTGTTCCACGGTCGCGGCGGTGCGCTCGGCCGCGGCGGCGGTCCGGCCAACGAGGCCGTGCTCGCCCAGCCGCCCGGCTCGGTGCAGGGCCGCTTCAAGCTCACCGAGCAGGGCGAGGTCATCTTCGCCCACTACGGCGACCCGACCATCGCGGTGCGGCACATCGAGCAGATGGCCGCGGCTACGCTGCTCGCGTCGAGCCCCGCGAACGAGCGGCGGAACGCCACCGCGAAGGCCGACTTCGAGCCGCTCGCCGCCGACCTCGACCGGGTCTCGCGCAAGCGCTTCTTCGACCTGGTGAAGGCCGAGGGCTTCGCCCCGTGGTTCGCGCAGGTCACGCCGATGGAGGAGGTCGGCCTGCTCGCGCTCGGCTCGCGGCCCGCACGCCGCGGCCTGTCGGTCGAGTCGCTCGAGGACCTGCGGGCCATCCCGTGGGTGTTCTCGTGGACGCAGGCGCGCATCAACCTCACGGGCTGGTTCGGGCTCGGCGCGGCGCTCGCCGCGATCGAGGACGACGCCGTGCTCCGCGACGCGTACGAGCGCTGGCCGCTGTTCCACTCGATGATCTCGAACGTGGAGATGTCGCTCGCGAAGACCGACCGGCGCCTCGCCGAGCGCTACCTCGCCCTGGGCGATCGCGACGACCTCGCCGCGCTCGTGCTCGACGAGATGGATCTCACCCGCGCGCAGGTGCTGCGCGTGAGCGGCAACGATGCGCTGCTCGAGGACCGCCCCGTGCTCGGTCGCGCGGTGCGCCTGCGCAGTCCCTACGTCGACGCCCTCTCGCTGCTGCAGCTGCGCGCATTGCGCGCGGTGCGCCAGGAGGAGGAGCGCGACCCGACCGACGAGCACCACCGCCTGCTGCTGCTCGCCGTGAACGGCATCGCGGCGGGCCTGCAGAACACGGGCTGA
- a CDS encoding PaaI family thioesterase produces the protein MTHEAWPTEHATLEWADPAIGLASLPELSGFDYLEGIRAGRIPPPPMAATMAMDLRLVGEGTVEFDVTPHARHLNPLGVVHGGLACTVLDTVAGCAGQTTLPAGVGYTSIDLQVGYLRPIMPTTEPLRAVGRVVKGGRRVIFTEAELFDPAGDALATATSSLLVIDRRGN, from the coding sequence ATGACCCACGAGGCATGGCCCACCGAACATGCGACCCTCGAGTGGGCCGATCCCGCGATCGGCCTCGCGTCGCTGCCCGAGCTGAGCGGGTTCGACTACCTCGAGGGCATCCGGGCCGGGCGCATTCCGCCGCCGCCCATGGCCGCGACGATGGCCATGGACCTCCGCCTGGTGGGGGAGGGCACCGTGGAGTTCGACGTGACCCCGCACGCGCGGCACCTGAACCCGCTTGGCGTGGTGCACGGCGGCCTGGCCTGCACCGTGCTCGACACGGTCGCCGGATGCGCGGGCCAGACCACGCTCCCCGCAGGCGTCGGCTACACCTCGATCGACCTGCAGGTCGGCTACCTGCGCCCGATCATGCCGACGACCGAGCCGTTGCGCGCGGTGGGCCGCGTGGTCAAGGGCGGCCGCCGCGTCATCTTCACCGAGGCCGAGCTGTTCGACCCCGCCGGCGACGCCCTCGCCACGGCGACGAGCAGCCTGCTGGTCATCGACCGCCGCGGGAACTGA
- a CDS encoding bifunctional phosphatase PAP2/diacylglycerol kinase family protein, with product MSGSLRSEIRRVRLIPRSIRRADSRFAARLNRSHAHPAADRAWVRLSHAADRGRLWFAIAAGLAIFGRRRAALRGVLSLAAASTVANLVGKQVFGGERQLLKDIPVGRRLAAQPTSASFPSGHSASAAAFATGVALEAPRAGLAIAPVAASVAYSRLHTGAHWLSDVVAGVGIGAGLALIGGLVVPPRPAPAPPVAHGPRVDLPASPTGEGVLVVVNPSSGRAVVRADPVRALTRRLPDATLLELDRVDDLDPAVDAALAGDAPPRILGVVGGDGTVARVAGIARRTGLPLLVVPGGTFNHFARAAGLDSAADAIDAVQAGTGVRTDAAELTFADESPVTVLNSASVGIYPGFVLERERREPAIGKWPAALVAAWKVLGRAEPIALEVDGRPMRVWTLFTSVGGSDPVTLAPLARHRLADGALGVRILRAGTRTGAVASLSFGRRTSAVLRTLRLLPEQIEAFDARELVVDVFPAPGRPHGFAHDGEVAEDPGAALPGADLLPAPRSYRTRIRVLPGELRVYARTRQADGSAVSSRGGR from the coding sequence GTGAGCGGGTCCCTGCGCTCGGAGATCCGCCGCGTGCGGCTCATCCCGCGGTCGATCCGCCGGGCCGACTCGCGGTTCGCCGCGCGGCTGAACCGCAGCCATGCGCACCCGGCGGCCGACCGGGCCTGGGTGCGGCTGTCGCACGCGGCCGATCGCGGGCGGCTGTGGTTCGCGATCGCGGCGGGGCTCGCGATCTTCGGGCGCCGCCGGGCGGCCCTGCGCGGGGTGCTCTCGCTCGCGGCGGCGAGCACGGTCGCGAACCTCGTCGGCAAGCAGGTGTTCGGCGGCGAGCGGCAGCTGCTGAAGGACATCCCGGTCGGGCGGCGGCTGGCCGCGCAACCCACGTCGGCGTCGTTCCCGTCGGGGCACTCGGCGAGCGCCGCGGCGTTCGCGACGGGCGTCGCACTGGAGGCGCCGCGCGCGGGGCTCGCCATCGCGCCGGTCGCGGCATCCGTCGCCTACTCGCGGCTGCACACCGGCGCCCACTGGCTCTCCGACGTGGTCGCGGGCGTCGGCATCGGGGCGGGGCTCGCGCTGATCGGCGGGCTCGTCGTGCCACCGCGACCGGCGCCCGCGCCGCCCGTGGCGCACGGCCCGCGCGTCGACCTGCCCGCGTCGCCCACGGGCGAGGGCGTGCTGGTCGTCGTGAACCCGTCGTCGGGGCGGGCGGTCGTCCGCGCCGACCCGGTGCGGGCGCTGACCCGGCGGCTGCCCGACGCGACGCTGCTCGAGCTCGACCGGGTGGACGACCTCGACCCCGCCGTCGACGCGGCCCTCGCGGGCGACGCCCCGCCGCGCATCCTCGGCGTGGTCGGCGGCGACGGCACGGTCGCGCGCGTCGCGGGCATCGCCCGGCGCACCGGCCTGCCGCTGCTCGTCGTGCCCGGCGGCACGTTCAACCACTTCGCCCGCGCGGCCGGGCTCGACTCGGCGGCCGACGCGATCGACGCGGTGCAGGCCGGCACGGGGGTGCGCACGGATGCCGCCGAGCTGACGTTTGCCGACGAGTCACCCGTCACGGTGCTGAACTCCGCCTCGGTCGGCATCTACCCGGGCTTCGTGCTCGAGCGCGAGCGGCGGGAGCCGGCGATCGGCAAGTGGCCGGCGGCCCTGGTCGCCGCATGGAAGGTGCTCGGCCGCGCCGAGCCGATCGCGCTCGAGGTCGACGGGCGGCCGATGCGGGTCTGGACGCTCTTCACGAGCGTGGGCGGCAGCGACCCCGTCACGCTGGCGCCGCTCGCGCGACACCGCCTCGCCGACGGCGCGCTCGGCGTGCGCATCCTGCGCGCCGGCACGCGCACCGGCGCGGTCGCGTCGCTCTCCTTCGGCCGGCGCACGAGCGCGGTGCTGCGCACCCTCCGCCTGCTGCCCGAGCAGATCGAGGCGTTCGACGCGCGCGAGCTCGTGGTCGACGTCTTCCCGGCGCCCGGCCGACCGCACGGCTTCGCGCACGACGGCGAGGTCGCCGAGGACCCGGGCGCGGCGCTGCCCGGCGCCGACCTGCTGCCCGCGCCGCGGTCGTACCGCACGCGCATCCGCGTGCTGCCGGGGGAACTGCGGGTGTACGCGCGCACCCGCCAGGCCGACGGCTCCGCCGTCAGTTCCCGCGGCGGTCGATGA
- a CDS encoding response regulator, translated as MIRILVADDHPIVRGGLAGMLAALDDVEVVGEASDGLEAVRLAAEHAPDLVLMDLRMPGLDGAGATERILAAAADTGAATRVLVLTTYETDDHIIGAIEAGASGYLLKAAPQDEIVAGVRAVAAGETVLAPSIAAKLVARVRTGAGPAASDPPALSPRELEVLRLVADGRSNPAIAAELFIGEATVKTHLQHVFEKLDVSDRTRAVTRAMELGLL; from the coding sequence GTGATCCGCATCCTGGTGGCCGACGACCACCCCATCGTGCGCGGCGGACTCGCCGGCATGCTCGCCGCACTCGACGACGTCGAGGTCGTCGGCGAGGCGTCGGACGGGCTCGAGGCGGTGCGCCTCGCGGCGGAGCACGCCCCCGATCTCGTGCTCATGGACCTGCGCATGCCCGGCCTCGACGGCGCCGGGGCGACCGAGCGCATCCTCGCGGCAGCGGCCGACACGGGCGCGGCGACCCGGGTGCTCGTGCTCACGACCTACGAGACCGACGATCACATCATCGGCGCGATCGAGGCCGGCGCCTCGGGCTACCTGCTGAAGGCCGCCCCGCAGGACGAGATCGTCGCGGGCGTGCGCGCCGTCGCCGCCGGCGAGACCGTGCTGGCACCCTCGATCGCCGCCAAGCTCGTGGCCCGCGTGCGCACGGGCGCCGGCCCCGCGGCATCCGACCCGCCCGCGCTCTCACCGCGCGAGCTCGAGGTGCTGCGCCTCGTCGCGGACGGCCGCAGCAACCCCGCGATCGCCGCCGAGCTGTTCATCGGCGAGGCCACCGTGAAGACCCACCTGCAGCACGTCTTCGAGAAGCTCGACGTCTCCGACCGCACCCGCGCGGTCACGCGCGCCATGGAGCTGGGCCTCCTGTGA
- a CDS encoding sensor histidine kinase, which translates to MGGQRWWDLAAAATAVAAAVFALVDPPYGTGDGVALAAIGAFLVIYLAWARRYLAGPSMLGHAGPTAAFSVVLAVGVSFEPSFAVMQAFIYPFAWWTAATVRLAVVSNILPAIAVVVGYAIRAGLDGLLSGLGIAVISLTGSLALGFWISRIAAYGAERARLLDELQAAQGELAAMHRDAGVSAERERLAREIHDTIAQSLTGLVMVAQRTRGQLARGSADGVATAASDAELIEQMARDALTEARSLVASMAPVRVESTFAEALERLGQRFGRETGVAVQTAADAPGLDRELEVVLLRCAQEGLANVRKHARATRASIEVAASAREVVLTVLDDGVGPGEDPGAAGGFGVAGMRDRVALVGGTLQIEPGPAGGTALTVTVPLGAATPEAAHDPEAAR; encoded by the coding sequence ATGGGCGGACAGCGCTGGTGGGACCTCGCGGCGGCGGCCACGGCCGTCGCCGCGGCGGTCTTCGCGCTCGTCGACCCGCCGTACGGCACGGGCGACGGGGTCGCACTGGCGGCGATCGGCGCCTTCCTGGTGATCTACCTCGCGTGGGCCCGGCGATACCTCGCCGGCCCCTCGATGCTGGGCCACGCCGGCCCGACGGCCGCGTTCTCGGTGGTGCTCGCGGTGGGCGTCTCGTTCGAGCCGTCGTTCGCCGTGATGCAGGCGTTCATCTACCCGTTCGCGTGGTGGACCGCCGCGACCGTGCGCCTCGCGGTCGTCAGCAACATCCTCCCGGCGATCGCCGTCGTCGTCGGCTACGCGATCCGCGCCGGCCTCGACGGCCTGCTCTCGGGCCTCGGCATCGCGGTGATCTCGCTCACCGGCAGCCTCGCGCTGGGCTTCTGGATCTCGCGCATCGCCGCGTACGGCGCCGAGCGCGCGCGACTCCTCGACGAGCTGCAGGCCGCGCAGGGCGAGCTGGCCGCGATGCACCGCGACGCGGGCGTCTCTGCGGAGCGCGAGCGACTGGCCCGCGAGATCCACGACACCATCGCGCAGTCGCTGACGGGCCTGGTCATGGTCGCGCAGCGCACGCGGGGGCAGCTCGCGCGCGGGTCGGCGGACGGCGTCGCGACGGCGGCATCCGATGCGGAGCTCATCGAGCAGATGGCACGCGACGCGCTCACCGAGGCCCGGTCGCTCGTCGCGTCGATGGCGCCCGTGCGGGTCGAGTCGACGTTCGCCGAGGCCCTGGAACGACTCGGGCAGCGCTTCGGCCGCGAGACCGGCGTCGCGGTGCAGACGGCGGCGGATGCCCCGGGCCTCGACCGCGAGCTCGAGGTCGTGCTGCTGCGCTGCGCGCAGGAGGGGCTGGCCAACGTGCGCAAGCACGCACGCGCCACGCGGGCGTCGATCGAGGTCGCCGCGAGCGCGCGCGAGGTCGTGCTCACGGTGCTCGACGACGGCGTCGGCCCGGGCGAGGATCCCGGTGCCGCGGGCGGTTTCGGGGTCGCCGGCATGCGCGACCGGGTGGCGCTCGTCGGCGGCACCCTGCAGATCGAGCCCGGTCCGGCGGGCGGCACCGCGCTCACGGTGACCGTGCCGCTCGGGGCCGCGACGCCGGAGGCGGCACACGACCCGGAGGCGGCCCGGTGA
- a CDS encoding ABC transporter permease, translating to MSIMTTGASRVGYETKGYFRTPDAVFFTFLFPVVMLAIFATAFSSMGDITPGPGAEGVSFAAYYLPGLLAAGLLLSGVQNLAVDIAGEKGDGTLKRLGGTPLSPIAFFIGKMGQVFVTGVLQAALLLSVSALVFGVQLPTEPAKWATFAWVFVLGIATSALLGVALSSVPRSAKSATAVVIPIVLVLQFISGVYLQFYQLPEWMQNIASIFPLKWMAQGMRAVFLPEDFEVLEQNGVWDLGGVAIALLIWLVVGLVISRVTFRWIRRDA from the coding sequence ATGAGCATCATGACCACCGGCGCGTCGCGCGTCGGCTACGAGACCAAGGGGTACTTCCGCACCCCCGACGCCGTGTTCTTCACCTTCCTGTTCCCGGTGGTGATGCTGGCGATCTTCGCGACCGCCTTCAGCTCCATGGGCGACATCACCCCCGGCCCCGGCGCGGAGGGCGTGAGCTTCGCGGCCTACTACCTGCCCGGCCTGCTCGCCGCGGGCCTGCTGCTCTCGGGCGTGCAGAACCTGGCGGTCGACATCGCGGGCGAGAAGGGCGACGGCACCCTCAAGCGCCTCGGGGGCACCCCGCTGTCGCCGATCGCCTTCTTCATCGGCAAGATGGGCCAGGTCTTCGTGACCGGCGTGCTGCAGGCCGCCCTGCTGCTGTCGGTGTCGGCGCTCGTCTTCGGCGTGCAACTGCCCACCGAGCCCGCGAAGTGGGCCACCTTCGCCTGGGTGTTCGTGCTCGGCATCGCCACCTCGGCGCTGCTCGGCGTGGCCCTCTCGTCGGTGCCACGCTCGGCCAAGTCCGCGACCGCGGTCGTCATCCCGATCGTGCTGGTGCTGCAGTTCATCTCGGGCGTGTACCTGCAGTTCTACCAACTGCCCGAGTGGATGCAGAACATCGCGAGCATCTTCCCGCTGAAGTGGATGGCCCAGGGCATGCGCGCCGTGTTCCTCCCCGAGGACTTCGAGGTACTCGAGCAGAACGGCGTCTGGGACCTCGGCGGCGTGGCGATCGCGCTGCTCATCTGGCTGGTCGTCGGACTCGTGATCTCGCGGGTGACGTTCCGCTGGATCCGCCGCGACGCGTGA
- a CDS encoding ABC transporter ATP-binding protein, translating to MNETDAAGRGRDAGPALYVRGLTKHYGSVAAVDDISFEIARGETFALLGPNGAGKSTTIEILEGYRRRTGGEASVLGVDPAHGRLDWKARLGIVLQSTGEAGAYTVREQLAHFAGFYPNPRDVDEVIAAVGLEHKAKTRIAKLSGGQRRRVDVALGIVGRPELLFLDEPTTGFDPQARRDFWTLIRDLKREGTTILLTTHYLDEAAQLSDRAGVIAGGKLVDIGAIDEIGGAEARVPIVRWREADGTAREERTDRPGALVAEMVQRMGREPVGLEVVRPSLEDIYLELVGEAAEHSHDQTEEVAA from the coding sequence ATGAACGAGACGGATGCCGCGGGACGCGGCCGAGACGCAGGACCCGCGCTGTACGTGCGGGGCCTCACCAAGCACTACGGGTCCGTCGCCGCGGTCGACGACATCAGCTTCGAGATCGCGCGCGGCGAGACCTTCGCGCTGCTCGGGCCCAACGGCGCGGGCAAGTCCACCACCATCGAGATCCTCGAGGGGTACCGCAGGCGCACCGGCGGCGAGGCATCCGTGCTGGGGGTCGACCCGGCGCACGGCAGGCTCGACTGGAAGGCCCGGCTCGGCATCGTGCTGCAGTCGACCGGCGAGGCCGGCGCCTACACCGTGCGCGAGCAGCTCGCCCACTTCGCCGGGTTCTACCCGAACCCGCGCGACGTCGACGAGGTGATCGCCGCCGTCGGGCTCGAGCACAAGGCCAAGACCCGCATCGCGAAGCTCTCCGGCGGGCAGCGACGGCGCGTCGACGTGGCGCTCGGCATCGTCGGGCGGCCCGAGCTGCTCTTCCTCGACGAGCCGACCACGGGCTTCGACCCGCAGGCCCGGCGCGACTTCTGGACCCTCATCCGCGACCTGAAGCGCGAGGGCACGACCATCCTGCTCACCACGCACTACCTCGACGAGGCGGCGCAGCTGAGCGACCGGGCGGGCGTCATCGCCGGCGGGAAGCTGGTCGACATCGGGGCCATCGACGAGATCGGCGGCGCCGAGGCGCGCGTGCCGATCGTGCGCTGGCGCGAGGCCGACGGCACGGCGCGCGAGGAGCGCACCGACCGACCGGGCGCGCTCGTGGCCGAGATGGTGCAGCGCATGGGACGCGAGCCCGTCGGGCTCGAGGTCGTGCGCCCGAGCCTCGAGGACATCTACCTGGAGCTCGTCGGCGAGGCCGCCGAGCACTCGCACGACCAGACCGAGGAGGTCGCGGCATGA
- a CDS encoding three-helix bundle dimerization domain-containing protein: MAAIERNRDEYAEVEQVVDRLGEKFEELPRAVVADVVHHVHLGLQGNPIREYVPVLVEHGAKEQLRAIRRGLADQPGAGADERRVAAP, translated from the coding sequence ATGGCAGCCATCGAGCGCAATCGCGACGAGTACGCCGAGGTCGAACAGGTCGTCGACCGCCTGGGGGAGAAGTTCGAGGAGCTTCCGCGCGCAGTCGTCGCGGACGTGGTCCATCACGTGCACCTCGGACTGCAGGGCAACCCGATCCGCGAGTACGTCCCCGTGCTCGTCGAACACGGAGCCAAGGAGCAGCTGCGGGCGATCCGCCGCGGCCTCGCGGATCAGCCGGGAGCGGGTGCCGACGAGCGCCGCGTCGCCGCGCCCTGA
- a CDS encoding EamA family transporter, translated as MSTRHSLLAALVAVIWGVNFLAIDLGLRDSPPLVLLALRFALVAVPLVFVVPRPDVPWRTLLALGGFMSVGQFALLFTAMHLGLPTGLAPIVLQSQMIFTIAIAAIVLRERPSRVQLLGAAVGLAGLAVVGAGRVDGAGAAALVPLALCLAAALSWGIGNVVARSAPPSNGLGLVVWSALVVPVPALAASLVVDGPAAVGEAFTTLGWETAVSVAYTAGAASLVGYSIWNALLSRYPAADVVPFTLLVPPVGMAAAWLVLGESPNALELAGSVLLVAGVAVPTLVDLRSRRARRRAAAVPGAVRPEPPEAQGAATRRSSAPAPG; from the coding sequence ATGTCCACCCGGCATTCCCTCCTCGCCGCGCTCGTCGCGGTCATCTGGGGCGTCAACTTCCTCGCCATCGACCTCGGCCTCCGCGACAGCCCGCCGCTCGTGCTCCTCGCGCTGCGGTTCGCCCTCGTCGCGGTGCCGCTCGTGTTCGTCGTGCCGCGGCCGGACGTGCCCTGGCGCACCCTCCTCGCCCTCGGCGGCTTCATGAGCGTCGGGCAGTTCGCACTCCTGTTCACCGCCATGCACCTCGGCCTGCCGACCGGCCTCGCCCCGATCGTGCTGCAGAGCCAGATGATCTTCACGATCGCGATCGCCGCGATCGTGCTGCGCGAGCGGCCCTCGCGGGTGCAGCTGCTCGGTGCCGCGGTCGGCCTCGCCGGCCTCGCCGTCGTCGGCGCCGGTCGCGTGGACGGCGCCGGGGCCGCGGCGCTGGTGCCCCTCGCGCTCTGCCTGGCCGCGGCGCTCAGCTGGGGCATCGGCAACGTGGTCGCCCGCAGCGCCCCGCCGTCGAACGGACTCGGCCTCGTCGTCTGGTCGGCGCTCGTGGTGCCCGTGCCGGCGCTCGCGGCGAGCCTCGTCGTCGACGGGCCCGCCGCCGTCGGCGAGGCGTTCACGACGCTCGGCTGGGAGACGGCCGTGTCGGTCGCCTACACCGCCGGGGCGGCATCCCTCGTCGGCTACAGCATCTGGAACGCGCTGCTCAGCCGCTACCCGGCCGCCGACGTCGTGCCGTTCACGCTCCTCGTGCCGCCCGTGGGCATGGCCGCCGCGTGGCTCGTGCTCGGCGAGTCGCCGAACGCGCTCGAGCTCGCGGGCAGCGTGCTGCTCGTCGCGGGCGTGGCCGTGCCGACGCTCGTCGACCTGCGGTCTCGGCGCGCCCGGCGGCGCGCCGCTGCGGTTCCGGGCGCCGTTCGCCCGGAACCTCCCGAGGCTCAGGGCGCGGCGACGCGGCGCTCGTCGGCACCCGCTCCCGGCTGA